The following proteins are co-located in the Paenibacillus sp. JNUCC32 genome:
- a CDS encoding ABC transporter substrate-binding protein: protein MKKRMSLLLAIMLLAITVLAACGGGGTAEQPPSQGDQTEQTPPAEGDGEETTEPPAESGDESQGYFEAEDPSLNPATALNRKDTLVVGMTAPKGVFNPFYWQTAYDKYVVDAIFDSFFAVQGDGTYQNRLAESVEVSEDKLKYTFKLKPGVTYSDGTPVTVKDYAFAMKVYHDSSYDGQSDLLSVHIKGGKEYNEGKATDISGIKVIDDNTIEIEVTEANAMTKDNLGTVAFAPEAYYGKGYKQGNLEYMKDLHAKPIGSGQYVLKSYSPGQEVVLEANANYFLGAPKIKNVIYKTTTEETRLAMFQSGEIDMDMVTVNEDNVEELKGMGFLDVNIFPTNGYGYVAMNHNDPKFQDVKVRQALMYGLNRAEVVEIIYGPYANVLNIPQSSVSWAYTDEGIEPYEFDMEKAKQLLDEAGWVAGADGTREKDGKKFEIHFSATADNPVIDALIPVMTQNYQELGIKLTAETLDFNAIMDKKDKGEFEMFFAAWGLTPDPDSTVYITDGQQNDIGFSNPDYDAAMKKGLNAFDLEERKAAYAEAYQVLNQNVPDLLIYQRRDMWGINSRINGMDITPYKDFTIDLYKAEIQQ from the coding sequence ATGAAGAAAAGAATGTCACTCCTGCTGGCAATCATGCTTCTGGCCATCACGGTATTAGCAGCTTGCGGAGGCGGAGGAACAGCAGAACAGCCACCAAGTCAAGGGGATCAAACGGAGCAAACTCCACCAGCTGAAGGCGATGGCGAAGAAACTACAGAACCGCCAGCTGAATCTGGTGACGAAAGCCAAGGCTATTTTGAAGCTGAAGACCCATCTTTGAATCCAGCAACTGCATTGAATCGTAAAGACACGCTTGTTGTCGGTATGACTGCACCTAAAGGGGTATTTAATCCGTTTTACTGGCAGACTGCTTATGACAAATATGTCGTAGACGCTATCTTTGATTCTTTCTTCGCAGTTCAAGGCGACGGAACGTACCAGAACCGTTTGGCAGAAAGCGTAGAAGTTTCCGAGGATAAATTGAAGTACACGTTCAAATTGAAGCCAGGCGTGACGTATTCCGACGGCACTCCTGTTACTGTAAAAGACTATGCTTTTGCAATGAAAGTTTACCATGATTCCAGCTATGACGGCCAATCCGATCTGTTGTCCGTTCATATCAAAGGCGGTAAAGAGTACAACGAAGGCAAAGCTACCGATATCTCCGGTATTAAAGTCATCGACGACAATACCATTGAAATCGAAGTTACCGAAGCAAATGCAATGACCAAGGATAACCTCGGTACGGTTGCTTTTGCACCAGAAGCCTACTATGGCAAAGGTTACAAGCAAGGCAACCTGGAGTACATGAAAGATCTGCACGCTAAACCAATCGGAAGCGGTCAATATGTATTGAAGAGCTACTCCCCAGGTCAAGAGGTAGTACTCGAAGCTAACGCTAACTACTTCCTGGGCGCACCGAAAATCAAGAACGTTATTTACAAGACTACAACTGAAGAAACCAGATTGGCTATGTTCCAATCCGGCGAAATCGATATGGACATGGTTACCGTTAACGAAGACAACGTAGAAGAATTGAAAGGCATGGGCTTCCTGGACGTCAACATCTTCCCAACCAACGGTTACGGATATGTTGCCATGAACCACAATGATCCTAAATTCCAAGACGTTAAGGTTCGTCAAGCATTGATGTACGGTTTGAACCGTGCAGAAGTAGTAGAAATCATCTACGGTCCTTATGCGAACGTATTGAATATTCCACAATCCAGCGTTTCCTGGGCTTACACGGACGAAGGCATTGAGCCGTACGAGTTCGACATGGAAAAAGCGAAGCAGCTGCTTGATGAAGCAGGTTGGGTAGCCGGCGCAGACGGTACTCGCGAAAAAGACGGCAAAAAATTCGAAATTCATTTCTCTGCAACAGCCGACAACCCGGTAATCGATGCTCTGATTCCGGTTATGACGCAAAACTACCAAGAACTTGGCATCAAATTGACTGCTGAAACGTTGGATTTCAACGCTATCATGGATAAGAAGGACAAAGGCGAGTTCGAAATGTTCTTCGCAGCTTGGGGCTTGACTCCGGATCCGGATTCCACGGTTTACATTACAGATGGACAGCAGAACGATATCGGCTTCTCCAATCCAGATTACGATGCAGCTATGAAAAAAGGTCTGAACGCGTTTGATCTTGAAGAACGTAAAGCAGCTTACGCTGAAGCATATCAAGTGCTGAACCAAAACGTTCCGGATCTCTTGATCTATCAAAGACGCGATATGTGGGGTATTAACAGCAGAATCAACGGCATGGACATCACTCCATACAAAGACTTCACCATCGATCTCTATAAAGCCGAAATTCAACAATAA
- a CDS encoding ABC transporter permease, whose amino-acid sequence MKQYIIRRLLQIIPTMIGISIIIFAISALVPGDYITAVNNPTMTAEKAAQLREIYGLDKPPVERYLTWVGNMLKGNLGDSLVHKQPVTTVMGNYVWNSFFIAIFSLILSWIIAIFAGVFSAKFQYSLFDKIITLLIFLCMSLPSFFIGLLLIKFLALDLGWFPVGGMKTSGMNGNTWEQLVDIAWHMFLPVTVLTMLSTGSLTRYFRTSMLEVIRQDYIRTARAKGLKERTVIFKHALRNAMLPAITLMGFELPALFGGAIIMEKIFIWPGVGQVYLESINMRDYPFMLGFTVFISVLTLLGNLLSDVLYGTADPRIRLK is encoded by the coding sequence ATGAAGCAGTACATTATCCGGAGGCTGCTGCAGATTATCCCGACAATGATCGGGATTTCGATTATCATATTTGCAATATCAGCATTGGTTCCAGGTGACTATATCACTGCAGTGAATAACCCGACGATGACTGCTGAGAAGGCAGCTCAGCTTCGGGAAATTTATGGTTTAGATAAGCCGCCAGTAGAGCGTTATCTTACATGGGTCGGCAATATGCTGAAGGGTAATCTCGGAGATTCCCTTGTGCACAAACAACCTGTTACAACCGTTATGGGCAATTATGTATGGAACTCCTTTTTCATCGCTATTTTCAGTTTGATATTGAGTTGGATTATTGCTATTTTTGCCGGCGTATTCTCGGCTAAATTCCAGTATTCTTTATTCGATAAAATCATTACGCTATTAATCTTTTTATGTATGTCACTGCCCTCTTTCTTCATCGGACTTCTTCTCATCAAATTTTTGGCGTTGGATCTAGGGTGGTTCCCGGTTGGCGGTATGAAGACATCCGGAATGAATGGAAATACGTGGGAACAATTGGTTGATATCGCTTGGCATATGTTCTTGCCGGTTACGGTACTCACGATGCTTAGCACAGGCAGCTTGACGCGGTATTTCCGTACAAGCATGCTGGAGGTTATTCGTCAGGATTACATCCGGACGGCTCGTGCTAAGGGGTTGAAGGAACGTACGGTAATTTTCAAGCATGCTCTGCGTAATGCCATGCTTCCTGCGATCACCCTGATGGGCTTTGAGCTGCCAGCTTTGTTTGGCGGCGCCATCATCATGGAGAAAATTTTCATTTGGCCAGGGGTCGGTCAAGTTTATCTGGAATCGATCAATATGCGGGACTATCCGTTCATGCTTGGTTTCACGGTGTTCATATCCGTACTGACACTTCTGGGCAACCTGTTGTCTGACGTTCTGTATGGAACTGCAGATCCAAGAATTCGCTTAAAGTAG
- the opp4C gene encoding oligopeptide ABC transporter permease — protein MSAEAAPLKTNLPVPKKQPDSPWRIAIRRFSRNRLAVIGLIIIVFMFLLCFIGPLFSPYSLYDYSVKDKNLPPSSKYWLGTDKLGRDVLLRMMLAGRISLTVGLVATGISVIVGATLGALAGFYRKWVDTLIMRIADIFMAIPTLPILIILGAVLSDLKVDPSERIYFLMLIIGILGWSGISRLVRGQILTLREQEFMQATEALGLKDRRKIFRHLLPNTIPIIIVSATLGVAGAIIYESALSFLGVGVVPPTPSWGNMISAANSLIDFRKRPWLWIPPGMCILVTVVAINLIGDGLRDALDPKMKK, from the coding sequence TTGTCCGCAGAGGCTGCACCATTAAAAACGAATCTACCAGTACCGAAGAAGCAGCCGGATTCCCCGTGGCGGATCGCTATTCGCCGTTTTTCCAGAAACCGTCTCGCTGTCATCGGACTTATCATAATCGTATTTATGTTTTTGCTGTGTTTTATTGGTCCATTGTTCTCGCCATATTCACTGTATGACTACAGTGTAAAAGATAAAAACTTGCCTCCAAGCTCCAAATATTGGCTAGGCACGGATAAGCTCGGCCGCGATGTTCTTCTGCGTATGATGCTTGCAGGCCGGATTTCCCTGACGGTCGGTCTTGTCGCAACGGGTATCTCGGTCATCGTGGGAGCGACGCTTGGCGCGCTGGCCGGGTTCTATCGAAAATGGGTCGATACTCTGATTATGCGTATTGCCGATATATTTATGGCGATTCCGACGCTCCCGATCCTGATCATTTTGGGCGCGGTGCTGTCAGACTTAAAGGTTGATCCTTCTGAGCGAATCTATTTCTTGATGTTGATTATAGGTATCTTAGGCTGGAGTGGAATTTCCCGCCTTGTACGCGGACAAATATTGACGCTACGTGAACAAGAGTTTATGCAGGCAACGGAAGCGCTGGGACTTAAAGACCGACGCAAAATTTTCCGCCATCTGCTGCCGAATACAATTCCGATTATTATCGTATCCGCAACGCTTGGCGTAGCCGGAGCCATTATTTACGAATCGGCGTTAAGCTTCTTGGGAGTTGGGGTCGTTCCGCCAACACCTTCTTGGGGGAACATGATCTCGGCCGCAAACAGTTTGATTGATTTCCGTAAGCGGCCGTGGCTGTGGATACCGCCAGGCATGTGTATTCTTGTTACCGTAGTTGCAATCAACTTGATCGGTGACGGGCTTCGCGACGCACTTGACCCGAAAATGAAGAAGTAG
- a CDS encoding ABC transporter ATP-binding protein: MAKELVEFRNLKTHFQTSAGTVKAVDDVSFKIREGETLCVVGESGCGKSVTAMSLMRLIDTPPVGGEILYEGKDLLKMSKREMSLIRGNDIAMIFQEPMTSLNPVLTIGEQIVEPILLHQLVNRKEAKQRAIDLINLVGIPRAEKIFDSYPHELSGGMRQRIMIAIALSCNPKLLIADEPTTALDVTIQAQILDLMRDIKGKLNTSIMLITHDLGVVAEMADYVVVMYAGKVIEEAPVIELFKQPKHPYTKGLLKAKPVINQTQERLYSIPGQVPNPVDLGDNCHFHDRCEFCMQICKEKTPPLGTDPNGHKVACWLYEEEGKA; the protein is encoded by the coding sequence ATGGCAAAAGAATTAGTAGAATTCCGCAATTTAAAAACGCATTTTCAAACCTCCGCAGGCACCGTGAAAGCCGTCGACGATGTTAGCTTCAAAATCCGTGAAGGTGAAACACTGTGCGTGGTGGGTGAGTCGGGCTGTGGTAAGAGCGTAACAGCCATGTCTCTTATGCGTTTGATCGATACACCTCCGGTGGGGGGAGAAATCCTGTATGAAGGCAAGGATCTGCTGAAGATGAGCAAGCGCGAGATGAGCTTGATTCGCGGCAACGATATCGCCATGATCTTCCAGGAACCCATGACCTCGCTCAACCCGGTATTAACGATCGGGGAGCAGATTGTGGAGCCGATCCTGCTTCATCAGCTCGTTAACCGTAAAGAAGCAAAACAACGCGCCATCGATCTGATTAATTTGGTTGGAATCCCGCGTGCGGAGAAGATTTTCGACTCTTATCCGCATGAGCTCAGCGGCGGTATGCGCCAACGGATCATGATCGCGATTGCCCTTAGCTGTAATCCGAAGCTGCTGATCGCGGATGAGCCTACAACCGCTCTTGACGTAACGATTCAGGCCCAGATTTTGGATTTGATGCGTGACATTAAGGGTAAACTCAACACTTCGATTATGCTTATTACGCATGACCTAGGCGTTGTTGCCGAGATGGCGGATTATGTTGTTGTTATGTACGCAGGCAAAGTCATAGAAGAAGCGCCGGTCATCGAGCTGTTCAAACAACCGAAGCATCCATATACCAAAGGTCTTCTGAAGGCGAAGCCGGTCATTAATCAGACGCAAGAACGTCTGTATTCGATTCCGGGACAAGTGCCTAACCCGGTAGATCTTGGAGACAACTGTCATTTCCATGATCGCTGCGAATTCTGCATGCAGATCTGCAAGGAGAAAACGCCTCCGCTCGGTACGGATCCTAACGGCCATAAGGTCGCTTGCTGGCTGTATGAAGAGGAGGGGAAAGCCTAA
- a CDS encoding ABC transporter ATP-binding protein — protein sequence MSQALIEIDGLKKYFPITGGVFQRTVGNVRAVDGVSFTINKGESFGLVGESGCGKSTIGRTILRLLEKTEGKVIFNGTDIHSLSKEKMRALRPKMQIVFQDPFSSLNPRIKVGEAIGEALIDHGLVNRKELKDRVIETLEICGLAAYHYDRYPHEFSGGQRQRIGIARALILNPDFIVADEPVSALDVSIQAQIINLLSDLQREKQLTYLFISHDLSVVEHLCNRIGVMYLGSMVEMASKEELFRNPLHPYTKALLSAVPVPDPTLKRDRIVLKGDIPSPANPPSGCKFHTRCPLASDLCKQQVPEYRNVGNDHFVACHYA from the coding sequence ATGAGTCAAGCACTGATCGAAATAGACGGTTTGAAGAAATACTTTCCCATCACTGGCGGCGTATTTCAACGAACCGTGGGCAATGTAAGGGCCGTTGACGGAGTCAGCTTTACCATCAACAAAGGGGAATCCTTCGGGCTCGTAGGTGAATCGGGCTGCGGCAAGAGCACCATTGGACGAACCATTCTTCGATTGTTGGAAAAAACGGAAGGCAAAGTCATCTTTAATGGTACCGACATCCATTCCTTGTCCAAGGAGAAGATGCGTGCCTTGCGTCCGAAGATGCAGATCGTATTCCAGGATCCATTCAGCTCGCTGAATCCAAGAATCAAAGTGGGCGAAGCCATCGGCGAAGCACTCATTGACCATGGGTTGGTTAATCGCAAGGAACTTAAAGACCGCGTGATTGAAACGCTGGAAATTTGCGGCCTTGCCGCCTATCATTACGATCGGTATCCTCATGAGTTCTCCGGCGGACAGCGACAACGGATCGGGATTGCCCGCGCGTTGATTCTGAATCCCGACTTTATCGTCGCGGATGAGCCGGTATCTGCATTGGACGTATCGATTCAAGCACAAATCATCAACTTATTAAGTGATTTGCAGCGCGAGAAGCAGCTGACTTACTTGTTCATTTCTCATGATCTCAGTGTTGTAGAGCATTTGTGCAACCGAATTGGGGTAATGTATCTGGGATCGATGGTAGAAATGGCAAGCAAGGAAGAGCTGTTCCGCAACCCGCTGCATCCTTATACGAAAGCATTGCTGTCTGCCGTGCCGGTACCGGACCCAACGCTGAAGCGTGATCGGATCGTACTGAAAGGCGACATTCCAAGCCCGGCGAACCCGCCTTCAGGCTGCAAATTCCACACACGCTGCCCGCTGGCTTCGGATCTGTGCAAACAGCAAGTGCCGGAATACCGCAATGTAGGAAATGATCACTTTGTTGCTTGTCACTACGCTTAA
- a CDS encoding D-alanyl-D-alanine carboxypeptidase family protein, translated as MKKRWLWLVMMLLIIVPIGAVVIGNIERAGFKPKVDARAVVLMDLNTGRILLSENGDVPLPPASMSKLMTELVILDDIKTGKRSWDDEVKISDTASDVRGVRIALKSGEILTVRELFQSITVYSANDASVALAEHFAGSEEAFVRKMNAKAKEIGLSSATRFVNASGVEQGTANGHAWSSDGETVMTAEDTAKLAAHLIRSHPDILSTSSKTQTKISGRNLYLSNTNWMLPSLGGPYSYEGTDGLKAGYTANAGYCFTGTAEKQGSRLIAVVLGTESKEARFEETRKLFDYGFSKTLTWRERLDDWFQYSETAAALQYGNRPV; from the coding sequence ATGAAAAAACGGTGGCTTTGGCTGGTCATGATGTTGCTAATTATCGTCCCCATAGGGGCGGTTGTCATAGGAAATATAGAACGAGCGGGGTTTAAACCGAAGGTCGACGCGCGAGCCGTCGTCTTAATGGATTTAAACACCGGGCGTATTTTGCTCAGCGAGAATGGCGACGTACCCTTACCGCCTGCTAGCATGTCCAAGCTGATGACCGAATTGGTCATCCTGGATGACATTAAGACCGGGAAGAGATCCTGGGATGATGAAGTCAAGATAAGCGATACCGCAAGCGATGTCAGAGGCGTTAGAATCGCCTTGAAGTCCGGCGAAATTCTGACGGTTCGCGAATTGTTCCAGAGCATAACGGTTTATTCCGCCAATGATGCGTCCGTGGCGCTTGCCGAGCATTTTGCGGGCTCCGAGGAAGCGTTCGTCCGGAAGATGAATGCCAAAGCCAAAGAGATTGGCTTATCCAGCGCCACCCGTTTCGTAAACGCATCAGGCGTCGAGCAGGGCACCGCCAATGGTCACGCCTGGTCCTCGGATGGAGAAACGGTAATGACCGCAGAAGATACGGCTAAACTAGCCGCGCATCTCATTAGAAGCCATCCGGATATTCTAAGCACTTCCAGCAAAACGCAGACGAAGATAAGCGGACGCAATTTATATTTGAGCAACACCAATTGGATGCTGCCGTCGCTTGGCGGCCCATATTCCTACGAAGGCACCGATGGATTAAAAGCAGGTTACACGGCGAACGCAGGGTACTGCTTTACGGGAACAGCCGAGAAGCAAGGCAGCCGGCTTATTGCCGTTGTCTTGGGAACCGAATCCAAAGAAGCAAGGTTTGAAGAGACGCGAAAGCTGTTCGATTACGGATTTTCCAAGACCTTGACGTGGAGAGAGCGGCTGGACGACTGGTTTCAATATTCGGAAACCGCAGCCGCTCTTCAGTATGGGAACAGACCGGTTTAA
- a CDS encoding LCP family protein: MKRKSLYITLAVVILLGSSAFLFRTQLAVVAFDLFMAKDVEESLQKSYKPLQSDKTPEPVVLQSKPFSVMLLGSDQREDEPARSDTLIYAVVRPMESKVLLISVPRDTYVDIIGKDKKDKINHAFAYGGHQMAKDTMEAFFDEELDYYASINFQGLKDVVDALGGVELPIRKDIVNKGRDHEKFTIEANKPIYNGEEALNYVRYREDSDFNRAKRQQVFLDVAAKRVMKLDQIGKVPELIEIMGDNFQTDMQPKFIIDLAKQMLTGGKVDMTSYTIMGEGMKINGIYYNEADMEDVQEARDLIDNWMNPDTPADQLLQPKDAEKQKLQ; the protein is encoded by the coding sequence ATGAAGAGGAAATCATTATATATTACGCTCGCTGTTGTCATATTGCTGGGCTCGTCCGCATTTCTGTTCAGAACGCAGCTTGCGGTCGTGGCATTTGACCTGTTTATGGCAAAGGACGTAGAGGAATCGTTACAGAAATCGTATAAGCCGCTCCAGAGCGACAAGACGCCTGAACCGGTCGTACTCCAGAGCAAGCCGTTCTCGGTCATGCTGTTGGGAAGCGACCAACGGGAAGACGAGCCGGCCCGTTCGGACACGTTGATCTATGCGGTTGTACGTCCCATGGAATCCAAAGTGCTCCTAATCTCGGTACCGCGGGATACGTACGTCGATATTATCGGCAAGGACAAGAAAGACAAGATCAACCATGCGTTTGCATATGGTGGTCATCAAATGGCGAAAGATACGATGGAAGCATTTTTCGATGAGGAACTTGATTATTATGCCTCCATTAATTTTCAAGGATTGAAGGATGTCGTTGACGCCCTTGGCGGCGTTGAGCTGCCGATCCGCAAGGATATCGTCAACAAAGGCAGGGATCATGAGAAGTTCACGATTGAAGCCAACAAACCGATTTACAATGGCGAGGAAGCCTTGAATTATGTCCGTTATCGTGAAGATAGCGACTTTAATCGGGCGAAGAGACAGCAAGTATTTTTGGATGTAGCGGCTAAGCGGGTCATGAAGCTGGATCAGATCGGCAAGGTGCCTGAACTGATCGAGATTATGGGAGATAACTTCCAGACCGATATGCAGCCTAAATTCATTATTGACCTGGCGAAGCAGATGCTGACCGGGGGCAAAGTGGATATGACCAGCTATACGATCATGGGAGAAGGCATGAAAATTAACGGCATCTATTATAATGAGGCCGACATGGAGGACGTGCAGGAAGCCCGCGACCTAATCGACAACTGGATGAACCCGGATACGCCGGCAGACCAGCTGCTGCAGCCTAAAGATGCAGAGAAACAGAAATTGCAATAA
- a CDS encoding CBS domain-containing protein yields the protein MNIAFFLLPKQEVICLTLDSTLRQTLERMEFHRYTAVPVLDKNGQYAGTVTEGDLLWHMKNSEGKITFENASKFLLKDVPFRMDIKPVSIDARMEDLINLAKVQNFVPVVDDMNRFIGIVRRSLIIEYCERFVSKETMESQGAT from the coding sequence ATGAATATCGCTTTTTTTCTATTACCGAAGCAGGAAGTGATTTGTTTAACGCTGGACTCCACGCTCAGGCAGACGCTGGAACGGATGGAGTTTCACCGGTACACGGCGGTGCCCGTGCTGGATAAGAACGGGCAATACGCAGGCACCGTAACCGAAGGCGATCTGTTATGGCATATGAAGAACTCGGAAGGCAAAATCACTTTTGAGAACGCTTCGAAATTTTTGCTGAAGGATGTTCCGTTCCGCATGGATATCAAGCCGGTATCGATTGATGCCCGGATGGAGGATCTGATTAATTTGGCCAAGGTACAGAACTTTGTGCCGGTGGTGGACGACATGAACCGATTTATCGGGATTGTCCGCAGAAGTCTTATCATCGAGTACTGTGAACGCTTTGTTTCTAAGGAGACGATGGAATCCCAAGGGGCAACATAA
- a CDS encoding MazG-like family protein, producing the protein MPKDLDVAKRAKVIEWLKTEVIDHVSRLFKALWEGSTTKVGDSLASLMMSSYILGRRLGLTYRDLDDLLLEKLKKHKQEGHQLEDWYQDISALEEHLRKR; encoded by the coding sequence ATGCCGAAGGACTTGGATGTAGCGAAACGCGCCAAAGTGATTGAATGGCTTAAAACCGAAGTAATTGATCATGTATCCCGGTTATTCAAAGCTCTATGGGAAGGCAGCACTACAAAGGTTGGAGACAGTTTGGCAAGCCTGATGATGAGCTCCTACATACTGGGCCGAAGGCTCGGCTTGACCTATCGGGATTTGGACGATCTCTTGTTGGAGAAATTGAAAAAGCATAAGCAGGAAGGACATCAGCTGGAGGATTGGTACCAGGATATTTCCGCGCTCGAAGAACATTTGCGTAAGAGGTGA
- a CDS encoding DUF2232 domain-containing protein, whose product MNILKLRWTTAVWSVVYLLLLLSLLTPFSIVTAFLLVLPVAILFTALNTKSFIMHVVPVWLIALLIHPIYLLLAIYFAIPGIVMGYLYRKRKAAMQVLKYGMAVMLVELLVLLMISTAFFQLNLSEYVDEIVKMTTAPLTEMGVEGGLGGQFLGTELDTQLIKDQTMRLVPFAMIISSFLMTVVTHALARPTLNSMGLSVPRLKPAREWMLPRSLIWYYLLIFFINIATVNSDNTFMKMIVANATPLLQICFMIQALSFFYYLAHERKWHPIAPLLTAIPIVLFPPAMIIGILDLAFPLRQAFSKNKR is encoded by the coding sequence GTGAACATATTGAAATTGCGCTGGACTACGGCGGTATGGAGCGTTGTATATTTGCTGCTGCTGCTGTCACTACTCACACCCTTTTCGATCGTAACGGCTTTCTTGCTGGTTCTGCCGGTTGCGATTCTGTTTACGGCTTTGAATACAAAATCATTTATCATGCATGTGGTGCCGGTGTGGCTGATTGCTCTTCTGATTCATCCCATTTATTTACTGCTTGCGATCTATTTTGCGATTCCGGGGATCGTGATGGGGTATTTATACCGGAAACGGAAGGCAGCCATGCAGGTGTTGAAGTATGGCATGGCCGTCATGCTGGTGGAACTGCTTGTCCTGCTGATGATCAGCACGGCCTTCTTCCAATTGAATCTGTCGGAATATGTGGATGAGATCGTAAAGATGACGACCGCTCCGCTCACCGAGATGGGTGTTGAAGGCGGCCTGGGCGGCCAGTTCCTTGGCACCGAACTCGATACACAACTCATTAAAGATCAAACGATGCGTTTGGTTCCGTTCGCGATGATTATCAGCTCGTTCCTTATGACGGTGGTCACTCATGCTTTGGCACGGCCCACCCTCAACAGCATGGGCTTATCCGTGCCGCGGCTGAAGCCGGCCAGAGAATGGATGCTCCCGCGTTCCCTGATCTGGTACTACCTGCTCATTTTCTTCATCAACATAGCAACCGTCAATTCGGACAATACCTTCATGAAGATGATAGTAGCCAACGCTACGCCGTTGCTGCAGATCTGCTTCATGATTCAAGCGCTGAGCTTCTTCTATTATCTGGCACACGAGCGGAAGTGGCATCCGATCGCGCCGCTTTTGACGGCCATACCGATTGTTTTGTTCCCGCCGGCAATGATTATCGGAATCCTGGATCTGGCGTTCCCACTTCGTCAGGCATTTAGTAAAAACAAAAGATAG